The genome window CCTAGATATATAAATTAATAGTTGATTTTGTAAAGAACTCAATCATTTAATGCAAACAGGCAAGTATGTTGATatagttttaatttaatataatataattaaaatcaaatcaaattatGCTGATCAGATCAAACCATAATATGTTACTTTTTATCTCCCTTCCTTTTCTTAAAAGATTGTCCAGGAATATGAAAGAGCTGTAATTTTTCGTTTGGGACGACTCCTTGGAGGTGCTAAAGGACCTGGTAAATATTGTTTAGGGACTATTTTACCTATATTTGAAGTAACATATGTTTGTTTTAGTCCACTGAAGGACaaattgtttataatatttatttattaaaggttTGTTTTGGATTAATCCATGTGTGGATACATTCCAAAAGGTTGATCTGAGGACAGTGTCTTTTGACATTCCACCTCAAGAAGTGAGCAATCGAACTTAAAGATCCCAAAAATCTCAAGTCttgttaaaaattattttgtcgTTACTCTCTAATAAGGTAACATATACCCaatttctaaataaaaaaaaaatctcctcAGGTGCTGACCAAAGACTCAGTGACTATCTTGGTGGATGCTGTGGTCTACTACAGAATCTTTAATCCAACTGTTTCTATAACCAAAGTAGAGAACGCAAATCAGGCCACACAGATGCTGGCACAGACCACTTTACGAAACATGCTGGGTACTAAGAGCCTGGCAGACATCTTAAAAGACCGTGAGGAGATGTCAGAACAGATGGAGGTAAGATAAAACCATGTAAACAGTTCTGAGCATTTACTTGTCAAATTTTATGCCCTATAGAGCCAGTAttaattcattttcattttcaatcaTTAAATACTATGTGATGAAATCTTCTTTAGCTTTTAATCCTTTTCCTAACAGGCTGTGCTTTATGCTGCATCAAAAAATTGGGGTATTAAAGTGGAAAGGGTAGAGCTTAAGGATGTCAAACTGCCCCCATCTCTGCAGAGAGCAATGGCAGCTGAAGCAGAGGCAACCAGAGAGGCACGGGCCAAGGTGGGTGTCTGGACACAAACAGACTGTTacatgtttctgtctgtctattttgAGAAGTTTGCCAAGTGTAGGCTTATCAGCTTTTCAGCTTTGTGGGGTTTCTGATGAGAAACGGCGCTCTCTGCTTGGAGGTTGAACTCCTGCAGACCCCTCACATGCTGAATCCTGCTCATTTCCATAACAAGACCTGCAGACCtttgttttattgttattgGATAACCTACAGGATATTACTTTTTTTCTCCCATTTCAAACAAATAGATAAACCAAATacaattttgcttaaattacttgatgacttttttcattttaatgaaaTTAATTCTGAATGgttgtgttgcttatgtttACATGATTTCTTCTAAAGATAATAATGCACACTGTCAGGGCCGGTGCTAGCTATAGGCAGAGTAGGCAAATGCCTAGGGCCTCAAGCTTGGAAGGGGGGCCGCCATAACTGCTAAGTccatggctgcgtccgaaacagcatactgtatagtaggtactgaataagatgaagttcctacttacttgccgttaaaacagtagttactgtatagtatgaatcctggtagtatgaatgagattcggacgtactacatccgccatgttgctacatcacatgacatacgtcgtcattacgtcatgtcattccagcgcgaaaacagccgcatgcctcttcttcttcgttggattaCTCCTCTGCCTGgccatcatgggatagtgaagtgtccatcatataaacactacaaaatctaaccggaagtagtaggtcatccgggtacttttcacatactgtttttcgaatactatgtattcggacatactactctcCTCGCCTACTGCATTTcacgtactatatagtatgaagtaggTGGTTTACAAATCACTACTGACAGCattaaacaaagttttaaggtgAGTTCAACTTTATGCGGCACCGGCACTGCAAGAattaagtttgtatttaaaaaagtttgtatttaaagtcgaacagcaaacaaaactggcgttacctaaagtaaactgtctgtatatcttgtaagtcctctacactttattttagttttcaaatttTATTTAAGGTTCTTTATAAAAAGGTATTGCAATAGTCTGATAGataactttatactgtatattggttaAGTAAGAGGGAAATTCTTCTTTATaccaagttaaaataaaaaaacaataaaagttttCTAGGAGGTGTTCACCTGTAATTTTTTTACCGTTAGGGTTTTTGCAATGTACTGTtgtctttttaattttactctttggagaaagcaaaactgttatcctgtgttatcccaaaaaggtggtgtttttaataaatgtgactgCCCATAAAATTTTCAACACATGTGGTTTTGCATAATTTctaattacattttagcataaAGTTAACCAATTGTTgataaaact of Paramisgurnus dabryanus chromosome 22, PD_genome_1.1, whole genome shotgun sequence contains these proteins:
- the LOC135740180 gene encoding stomatin is translated as MMSSHGEMSLNKIGPATNEETDTNNINQSDEDHPSSSGFCGHFLSFFSFLLILLTFPVSVWGCMKIVQEYERAVIFRLGRLLGGAKGPGLFWINPCVDTFQKVDLRTVSFDIPPQEVLTKDSVTILVDAVVYYRIFNPTVSITKVENANQATQMLAQTTLRNMLGTKSLADILKDREEMSEQMEAVLYAASKNWGIKVERVELKDVKLPPSLQRAMAAEAEATREARAKVIAAEGEMNASRALKEAANVMSESPSALQLRYMQTLTEIASEKNSTVVFPVPVDLISHFMRR